In Harpia harpyja isolate bHarHar1 chromosome 17, bHarHar1 primary haplotype, whole genome shotgun sequence, the genomic window CACCCGGAGCCCCTTGCGAGGGTCCGCCAGGGCCCGGAGCTGCCAGCGGGTCAGGAGCGGTTCCTGGTCCCCCAGCCCCCGGCAGGGCAGGCGTCACCGCCGCCGCTGGTCCCTCCGTGGCCGAGATCTGGGACGCCTGGGCTGCGCTGGCCTCATAGTTGGAAGCGCGGCGCTGCACGAGGGAGGGCATCAGCGCCACGTAGGCGCGCATCAGGCGGTGGTTGGCGTGGACCAGCTTGCCGGCGCAGCTCTCGAGGCACGTCTCCTGTGGGACGGGGAGGATCAGAGCGGCGAGGGGGGCTCCGGCCGGGGCCTGCCCGCCGGACCGTGGGCTCTGGccgcccccgggcagccccggggcctCACCTCGCGCCCGGTGAGCAGGCGGTAGTTGAGATTGGAGACGCAGTGGCGGAAGCAGAGCTCGGTCATCCGATTGTAGACCAGCAGGAAGTCCCGCAGCTGGAAGAGAGGCGGCACCGGCACACGCTCACCCCGGGACCCCCGCCAACCCGGCCCCCCTCCCCGCAGCGCCCGGGCCCCCACCAGCCCAGccggcccgacccccccccccgggcccccagccgagcccccgccagccccggccccggccgccctcacgctgcggagctgctgctggtgctcgGCGCCCGGCTCCATGccccgggggaggaggggaggctgcccggccctgccgcccTCGGCGGGGCCGCGCCAGCCCGGGCCGCCGGGGCTCCGAGGCGGCGCTTCCGGGCGGGAAGGGCTCTTCCgcccggcggcgccgccgcccgccggtgACGCTATGTCCGGCCCGTCTCCCGGCGGCCCCTGCTGGCGGCGGTGACGCGGCTTCCGGCGCGTCCCGGGCCGAGGCGGAGCGGGGCTCCCGAGCTgcgggcggggggccgggccgggggcacCGGCGGAGGAAGCGGGGCCGCCGGGTGCCCGGGAGGGCGGGCGGGTGCCCGGGCAGGTGAGCCTGgcctgcggggtggggggggccgccGGGGGCCGGGCGCTCCCCGGGCTGCCCGCCGTCTCCCAGCGGAGAGCCCTtgggcggccgccggccccgtCTCCTCCCGTGCGCTCGTctccccgcgccggggccggggctgttGCAGGGGCCGTTCCCCAGCTGCGGGGGCTgctggccggggtgggggggggtgccgCGTCGTCGGCACACAGGCCTCGTCCcctccaggcagggcagggccctCTCCCGGGGGTCCAGCCGCCGTCGGGGCTGCGGCCCCGCCAGGGCAGGCGGCTAACGGCCCCGCTGGGGTGCCCGGAGCCACCTGCCCGGGAATGTGCTCGGACCGGTCTGGGCGCAGCGGGGCCCtcgctgctgctcctccctccgGTGCGCGGCCCGGCTTGCCGACGTGGCTCTTGGCTCCCTTTTCCCGGGCTCTGGGCCAGGAGCTCATCTGCTGCAAAGCCCCGGTTGTCCCGGGGCATGGTCTGCCACCCAGCCGGGACAGACGGACCGCTGCTGCACCCCGGAGATCCGTGAGGGGCGGGGGAGAACCATCTCTTCTCCAAAACGTGCGAGCCGTGGGCTGAAGGGGCGGGAGGGGACGCGCCAGCCGTGCTCCGGTACCGTGAGCCGGAGCTGGGGCTGGCTCCTCCGGGATGTGCGGCTCTGCCAGGAGCGTTCTGGGAGCCAGGAGGCCacgggcagggccggggcggcGTGTCCCGAGGGaatgccgtgccgtgccgtgcagCGGCCGCAGAGACTGCTCGGTGCACGCGGCTGCCAGCGTGGGTCCAGCTGCCTGCTGTCCTCCGCCTGCTCTCTGGCCATCGGGAGCTCAGCCCAGGCCTTGGCCCCGTGGGCTCCTGGCCTGGGAAGCCCGGGATTTCCCTGGCTGGGTGAAGCCCCGGGACCCCAGCTGCACGGGGGTGGTCTCTGTCTCTGCCTGGTCCCCAGGCTCCAGCAGAGCGTCTGTGTCCTCGCAGGCCCTGAGGATGTCGGACGGGATCATGAGCAAGGCCGCCACCATGGAGATCCCCATCAGCAGCAATGGGGACACGGGCAGCCTGCCAGAGGACGACGGCTTGGAGCAGGTTTGTGGCTGGGGCCGGGTGGGGACGTGCCAGACCCTGGGATGTTGGTTTTTGGGCTGtgtggggtgggcagggcagggccgtgCCGCTCTGCCCCAGGCCCTCTGCGTCAGGGCCGGGCCGTCCTCTCAGCCGTGAGTCCCGGCTCTGCGCCTCAGCTGCCTGTGCTCCTCCCTCCGCTCCAGGACCTGCAGCAGGTGATGGTATCGGGGCCCAACCTCAATGAAACCAGCATCGTCTCTGGCGGCTACGGGGGCACGGCTGAAGGCATCATCCCCACCAGCACCATCAAAGGTAGGCTGGACCGCGGCACAGGCTTGCGTGGatggggctggggcagtgggggaaagctggggctgcctgccgAGGGCAGTGCTGCTCCTCACGTGACGGCAGAGGTGGGATGGAGAGGCTCCATCGTGGGAAGGAGGCCACAGCTCGCCTCACCACCCTCCTGTTCCCCGTCGAGCTGTGGGAGCCTGCGGGGAGGGAGGTGTGCTGCATGGGCCACAGGGCCCGGGAGCCTGGTCCCTCTGTTGGGGCACGGCCTGCGGTGGTGCCAGGCAGGGAGCGCTGGCCCCCGGCCGGGCCTTGCGGAGGGTCCTGTGCACAGGCAGAAGCTCTGTCTCGAGCCTCAACCATTCGGTACAATGCCTCCTCCTCGGGATGGCGGCTCCTGCCAGTGCAAGGCggctccttccctttcttccctggCGGGCTTGGGCTCTGCTGATGGGCTGGTGGAGCCTGGCTGCCTGGGACTGGAGGGGCTGCCACCCCCTAACCCCGCTCCTCTGGTGCTCCCCGCATGCCATAACTAACAGGGAGGCTGCACGGGGTGCTGTGGGAGGGCTGGGCCCTGGGTGCTCCCCTCTCTTGCAGGTGTGGGGCCTCCCGCTGGGGAGGGCCTGGCCGGTCATGTGGGGGACCCCGGGGCCACAGGCAGTGGCTTGTGGTGCCTGGGCTTTACAGCATGCTGACGCACAGCAGCTCTCAGGCTCTTCCTCCGGTGGTGAGGAAAGACTCCGGTGTCCCACCTCTTCTCTGGTCCTGGGGAGCTCTGGGGATGCGCCGGTGCCGGTGGTTGTGCCGGGGATGGCCTGCCCGTGGTGGGACAGGGCAGGGCGGCTCTGAGCCCTACTCTCTCCACTCATTTCCTTTTCTCGTTGCTCAGGCTGGTCCTGGGGTTGCGGGTGCTCCTGACGGCAAGGCCCAGCTGCGAGCGTCCTGCCTGCCAGGCAGCGGTGTGGGCAAGAGTGCCACAGCCCCAGGGCCCTGCTGCTCCCCGCACCCCTCAGGGAGCTCTGCCCAGGCACGGGGCAGCGGTGGCCCAGTGGGTCCATGGTGAGCGTTGGTGgtactgggctgggctgggccaaGTTGGCACTGCCGAGGCAGCTCTGGTGCAGCCGTGTCTCTCGCCCTCTGTCCCTCATGGTCCTATTTCACACGAGTCTCTGTCCCCTGACTTGCCCCAGTGGGCTCTTCCGCAGCAGACAGCTGCTCCGTGCTGTGCTAGGCTTGAGTGAGTGGATTTGCACAGGCAGAGAGGATGTGTGCATTTGCTCCCAGCCTGCTGTGCCGAAGAGCAGCACGAGCAGGTGGCAGAAGGAGGTGTGTGCTGTGGTTGCTGTCCCTCTTTGTCTGTCACGCTGGGCCTGTCCAGCTCTCGGCTCACGGGGCACAGTGACCCCAGCTGATGGGACagaaggagtggggagggagCACCTGGTGCGGGAGGTATCCGTCTGGCAGCCAGCCATGTCTTGTGATTTCACGTCACACTCATCTGCTCCCCTTGCTCTCCCCTGCTGCCATCCCGCCTGCACACTCATCCTCTGTCCTGGCTGTTCCTGCCCCCGTGCCCGTCACACCGCCCCATCTCCTCTTGCCCCTCTCTGCTCAACACCTGCCAGCCCCTCCATTTCCAGGCTGTCTTGTCCAACCTCACCCACCCCGAGGACCATCCGTCTCCCCCAGTGCATCTGCCGCCAGCAGGATGGCCAACCAGGCTGGTGCTTCCGCAGGTACTGTGGCCACCCAGCCCCTGGCTGGCGTTCTATGGCCCCTCCCACCTGGGCTTGGGTCCCTCACCCCAGGTTAGGGTGCCTGCTTAGTGCTGGGGTCCCTCAGAGCACAGAGACTTGGCTGCAACCCCACATAGCCGCCAGCGTGCAGGCAGGCGAGCCCGATGCTGTGGGAGGAAGACCAGCACTCGCCtcccccagcagccacagcaaggtcttggtctgggtgctgggggggagagGATGGCGCTGCCAGGGTGCCGGGCAGCTCAAAGGTGAGATGCAGATGGAGCCTGGCTGTGCAAGGAGCCCCCGCGGGTTGCCTCCCCCCGGTGCTGCCAGTTGCCTCCTCTCTCCTGTGGCCTGCTTGGTGAGGAGAGGTGTCAGGCAGGACGCTGCTCTGGGCTGAGAGTAGCACGGTGTAGCACGGAAGGCGCTGGGGCCCCGTCTGCAAGAGGAGGGGTGGCTGGGCTGGCGACGAGGTAGGCTGGGGTCAGTGCCTTCTCCTGTGAGGtcagctgccactgctgccagCGCCGGGGCCCTGCGTGGGACCCCTCTGGAAGGGCTCATAGGAGCAGGTTCCCTGCTGCGTGCACGAGGTGTCGCTTCATGATGCCTGCAAGCCAATTAGGCACGCAGCAGTGCAAGATGGGCTGGAGCCTGTTAATGCTG contains:
- the TIMM10B gene encoding mitochondrial import inner membrane translocase subunit Tim10 B — protein: MEPGAEHQQQLRSLRDFLLVYNRMTELCFRHCVSNLNYRLLTGREETCLESCAGKLVHANHRLMRAYVALMPSLVQRRASNYEASAAQASQISATEGPAAAVTPALPGAGGPGTAPDPLAAPGPGGPSQGAPGAGT